One segment of Sulfobacillus thermosulfidooxidans DSM 9293 DNA contains the following:
- the gcl gene encoding glyoxylate carboligase: MRKMPAMDAVVSILIDEGVETVFGIPGAAILPLYQSLSKVSDRIQSVTARHEEGATHMADGWARITGRVGVAIGTSGPAGTNMVTGVYTAWADSIPMITITGQVPRSQLHREGFQAVDIVNIVKPVVKKSFLVMEPAQIPWVFREAFRIAREGRPGPVHIDLPLDVQKAEILYDPSIDQSLPVFRTPPNPAAIRRAVDLLLQARRPLILAGGGVITAKAENLLRQLAEYLQIPVSPTLMAWGVIPADHPLAVGTVGIQTHTRSANRVFLESDLVLAVGARFAERHTGDLAIYTRDRQFIQIDVDPGQIGRIIEPTLGIVSDAKLALGALLTEVRDRVSPQSPSDWVDRVQVLRDSYDRVMDIETVPIHPARVFKAINLSFGPDTVFTTAIGLYQIWSGQFQRVYRPRHYLVCGQAGPLGWEIPAAIGVKLARPQQEVVAVVGDYSFEFLVEEIAVAVQYRIPFVMVMLNNGYLGLIRQPSKYQYQMNYGVDISYDHNDGMGMDNVAMVEAMGGLGRRVTAPHELEPALAWARREAEAHRLPVLVEVFIQREADAAMGPALDQIREFGPVIDREPELLTPQKE; this comes from the coding sequence ATGCGGAAAATGCCGGCAATGGACGCGGTGGTCTCAATTTTAATCGATGAAGGGGTTGAGACCGTTTTCGGGATTCCGGGTGCGGCGATATTACCTCTTTATCAATCCTTATCGAAGGTTTCAGACCGTATTCAATCGGTCACCGCCCGACATGAGGAAGGAGCGACCCATATGGCCGATGGATGGGCGCGGATCACTGGCCGGGTGGGCGTAGCCATTGGCACCTCCGGGCCCGCGGGAACCAACATGGTAACCGGAGTGTATACGGCGTGGGCTGACTCCATACCCATGATCACGATTACTGGCCAGGTGCCGCGGTCACAATTACACCGTGAAGGGTTTCAAGCAGTCGATATCGTCAATATCGTCAAACCCGTGGTGAAGAAAAGTTTTTTGGTCATGGAGCCGGCCCAGATTCCCTGGGTGTTTCGTGAGGCCTTCCGAATTGCCCGCGAAGGCCGACCGGGTCCGGTGCATATTGATTTGCCACTTGACGTGCAAAAGGCGGAAATTCTCTATGATCCGTCGATTGACCAGTCGTTGCCAGTCTTTCGCACACCACCAAATCCGGCAGCTATTCGCCGCGCCGTTGACCTATTACTTCAAGCCCGGCGGCCTCTCATTTTAGCCGGTGGCGGGGTCATCACTGCCAAGGCGGAGAATCTTTTGCGCCAATTGGCCGAATATCTTCAAATTCCCGTTTCGCCGACGTTAATGGCATGGGGAGTGATTCCCGCCGATCATCCGTTGGCCGTCGGCACCGTGGGCATTCAGACCCACACGCGGTCAGCCAACCGCGTCTTTCTGGAATCTGATCTCGTGCTGGCGGTCGGGGCACGATTTGCGGAGCGTCACACGGGCGATCTGGCGATCTACACCCGAGACCGGCAATTTATTCAGATTGATGTCGATCCGGGGCAAATTGGACGCATTATCGAACCGACGCTGGGAATTGTGAGCGACGCCAAACTGGCCTTGGGGGCGTTATTGACCGAAGTTCGTGACCGGGTTTCTCCGCAGAGTCCCAGTGATTGGGTAGACCGTGTGCAGGTGCTCCGGGATAGCTATGACCGAGTCATGGATATTGAAACGGTCCCCATTCATCCCGCACGCGTCTTTAAGGCAATCAATCTGTCTTTCGGTCCCGATACGGTGTTCACGACCGCCATTGGTCTGTATCAAATTTGGTCTGGACAGTTTCAACGCGTTTACCGGCCGCGTCACTATCTGGTGTGTGGTCAGGCAGGACCGTTAGGGTGGGAAATTCCGGCGGCCATCGGGGTAAAGTTGGCGCGCCCGCAACAAGAAGTGGTCGCGGTAGTCGGTGACTATTCCTTCGAATTTTTGGTAGAAGAGATTGCTGTAGCCGTCCAATATCGCATTCCTTTCGTGATGGTGATGCTTAACAACGGGTACCTGGGGCTGATTCGCCAGCCGTCCAAATATCAGTACCAAATGAATTATGGGGTGGATATCAGTTACGACCATAACGACGGGATGGGCATGGATAATGTGGCCATGGTCGAGGCGATGGGCGGCCTAGGCCGGCGAGTGACCGCGCCCCATGAGCTAGAGCCAGCATTAGCTTGGGCGCGGCGGGAAGCCGAAGCACACCGATTGCCAGTCCTGGTGGAAGTTTTCATCCAGCGGGAAGCGGATGCCGCCATGGGCCCGGCGTTGGATCAGATCCGAGAATTTGGGCCGGTCATTGATCGTGAACCGGAACTCCTGACGCCCCAGAAGGAATAA
- the hyi gene encoding hydroxypyruvate isomerase: protein MLKFAANLTMLYTDVPFLERFGRARVSGFDAVEFLFPYSDGLDAVTTVAREAAVTIALFNLPAGDWEHGERGIAILPDRRAEFRAGVAEAIRYATALGVQRLNCLAGRRPDDLPEVEAWAVLRDNVRYAADELAKAHLTLMLEPINPYDIPGFFLNRTSEVIDLIREVGRSNIQIQYDIYHLQRTQGEIIGTFRTLREHIGHIQIADNPGRHQPGTGELNYKRIFSALDEAGYTGYIGLEYIPQGRTEDSLEWWRLYQNGQFAG from the coding sequence ATGCTGAAATTTGCCGCGAATCTAACGATGTTATATACCGATGTACCGTTTTTGGAGCGCTTCGGCCGGGCCCGGGTCTCCGGATTCGATGCCGTGGAATTTTTGTTCCCATATTCGGACGGGTTGGACGCAGTCACAACAGTTGCCCGGGAAGCGGCAGTGACCATTGCGCTGTTTAACTTGCCGGCCGGTGACTGGGAACACGGGGAACGTGGCATAGCGATTTTGCCAGACCGCCGTGCGGAATTTCGTGCGGGGGTGGCGGAGGCCATCCGTTATGCAACGGCACTCGGTGTGCAGCGGTTAAATTGTCTAGCCGGCCGCCGACCGGACGATTTGCCAGAAGTTGAGGCTTGGGCTGTCTTGCGGGACAATGTGCGCTATGCGGCGGACGAGCTGGCTAAAGCTCATCTTACGCTGATGCTGGAGCCCATCAATCCGTACGATATTCCGGGATTTTTTCTTAACCGGACCTCAGAAGTGATTGATCTGATTCGCGAGGTCGGCCGGTCCAACATTCAGATTCAATATGATATCTATCATCTGCAAAGGACGCAAGGGGAGATTATCGGAACATTCCGGACATTAAGGGAACATATCGGGCACATCCAAATTGCGGACAATCCGGGTCGGCATCAGCCGGGAACCGGCGAGCTAAATTACAAGCGGATTTTTTCGGCCCTGGACGAGGCGGGGTATACCGGCTATATCGGACTAGAGTATATTCCGCAGGGAAGAACCGAGGACAGTCTAGAGTGGTGGCGGCTTTATCAAAACGGACAATTTGCAGGGTAA
- a CDS encoding 2-hydroxy-3-oxopropionate reductase, whose amino-acid sequence MMTEPRIGFIGLGIMGAPMAMNLLRAGFPLAVHNRTRDKEMSLVSEGAVAADSPAATADAADVIITMLPDTPDVESVYFGANGVFNRVRPGHLLIDMSTASPAIARRIHQAAVERGADSLDAPVSGGDIGAKTGTLSIMVGGSVEAFERARPIFQAMGKNIVHTGDAGAGQVTKACNQIVVALTIEAVGEALVLAKKSGVDPGRVRQALLGGFAQSRVLDVHGQRALEQRFEPGFRVQLHRKDLAIALQAAQQLDVSIPLTATVHDMMNSLLAQGFGDKDHSILIYELARRANVDIG is encoded by the coding sequence ATGATGACAGAACCGCGAATAGGGTTTATCGGACTAGGGATTATGGGAGCCCCGATGGCAATGAATCTGTTGCGGGCCGGATTTCCGCTCGCTGTACACAACCGAACCCGTGACAAAGAGATGTCGTTGGTGTCGGAAGGCGCAGTGGCCGCAGACAGTCCGGCGGCCACTGCGGATGCTGCCGATGTCATTATCACCATGTTGCCTGACACGCCCGATGTCGAATCCGTTTATTTTGGGGCGAACGGAGTGTTTAACCGCGTACGGCCAGGACATCTACTGATTGATATGTCGACCGCCAGCCCAGCTATTGCCCGCCGGATCCATCAGGCGGCCGTGGAACGCGGTGCTGATAGTTTGGATGCCCCCGTCTCGGGCGGGGATATCGGGGCCAAGACGGGCACGTTATCCATTATGGTGGGCGGCAGTGTCGAGGCGTTTGAACGGGCCCGACCGATATTTCAGGCCATGGGGAAAAATATTGTGCACACCGGGGATGCTGGTGCTGGTCAGGTCACTAAGGCGTGTAACCAGATTGTCGTAGCCTTGACGATTGAGGCGGTTGGAGAGGCGCTGGTTTTGGCTAAAAAGTCAGGCGTGGATCCCGGCCGCGTACGACAAGCTTTGTTGGGCGGATTTGCTCAAAGTCGGGTATTGGACGTCCATGGTCAACGGGCGTTGGAGCAACGGTTCGAGCCGGGGTTTCGGGTCCAGCTGCACCGAAAGGATTTGGCTATTGCTCTTCAGGCTGCCCAGCAACTCGACGTGTCGATTCCTTTAACAGCCACGGTTCACGATATGATGAACAGTCTGTTGGCGCAGGGGTTTGGCGATAAGGATCACTCCATCTTAATTTACGAACTGGCTCGGCGAGCGAATGTCGACATCGGGTAA
- a CDS encoding FAD-binding oxidoreductase yields the protein MELTAAMEEREAALMARFAEAKRHDYRIRVLGRGFRIRSSQSAATEEIVSLANWDRVVAYQPADLVVTVEAGMTISALNDHLAACSQWIPLTMADGFDDTIGGVVAAGLDGIWRGGYGPFRDRVLGLRVLTPGFGAIEAGAHVVKNVAGYNLPRLFLGSRGVFGVITRVTLKVSPRPSVRRVWIWKGDWETLSRQADQLLNWASPWASILLLKEPEMDTWKLWAEWHGISKTVEFLQREVGPGAEDLPWWSSPGWLARDVTLKGAVPRRVIGDLMRVWEDGPLAVEWQSGAFWGGLPAKDCRRIMHWIRERFGGVEVVSGPDLDDASRSPIVTGPWQRLKQAYDPDAVLV from the coding sequence GTGGAATTAACAGCAGCAATGGAAGAACGGGAAGCGGCGTTAATGGCTCGCTTTGCCGAGGCAAAACGACATGATTACCGTATACGCGTGCTCGGACGGGGATTTCGTATCCGCTCTAGCCAGAGTGCGGCGACTGAAGAGATCGTATCATTGGCAAACTGGGACCGCGTGGTGGCCTACCAGCCAGCCGATCTGGTGGTAACCGTTGAAGCCGGGATGACGATTTCCGCATTAAATGATCATCTGGCGGCTTGCAGTCAATGGATTCCACTGACCATGGCCGATGGCTTTGATGATACGATCGGCGGCGTGGTGGCGGCCGGCCTTGACGGTATCTGGCGGGGCGGATATGGTCCCTTCCGCGATCGCGTGCTCGGTCTTCGGGTGCTGACCCCCGGGTTTGGGGCGATAGAGGCCGGGGCCCATGTGGTGAAAAATGTGGCGGGGTACAACTTGCCCCGGTTGTTTCTCGGCTCCCGTGGCGTTTTCGGGGTGATTACGCGGGTTACTTTGAAAGTTAGTCCGCGTCCTTCCGTCCGCCGCGTCTGGATTTGGAAGGGGGATTGGGAGACCCTAAGTCGTCAGGCCGATCAATTATTGAACTGGGCTTCGCCGTGGGCTAGCATCCTCCTACTGAAAGAACCGGAGATGGACACATGGAAACTTTGGGCGGAGTGGCACGGGATTTCCAAGACAGTGGAGTTTTTGCAGCGGGAGGTGGGACCCGGGGCGGAGGATCTTCCCTGGTGGTCTTCACCTGGGTGGTTGGCACGCGATGTGACATTAAAAGGAGCAGTGCCGCGTCGGGTTATCGGCGATCTTATGCGTGTCTGGGAGGACGGCCCTTTGGCGGTGGAGTGGCAAAGCGGGGCCTTTTGGGGTGGCTTGCCGGCTAAAGACTGTCGCCGCATTATGCACTGGATTCGTGAACGTTTTGGTGGAGTCGAGGTGGTTTCCGGGCCGGATCTCGATGACGCGTCGAGGTCCCCGATCGTGACAGGACCCTGGCAACGATTGAAACAGGCGTATGATCCGGACGCCGTTTTAGTATAG
- a CDS encoding FAD-linked oxidase C-terminal domain-containing protein — MNRDLDWIEELKAMVGPEFVLTDPMALLPYACDGYTLSQETPRAVVLPQETEQVANIVRILRRESIPFLARGAGTSLSGGATPVNGAVILHLSRMNRIWEIDPENRVVVVDPGVVNAVISRVLESHGHFYAPDPSSQQACTIGGNFAENSGGPHCLKYGVTLNHIVMAEVVTVEGDVMRLGNLAGEPEGIDWLGLIIGSEGTLVIATKLWLRMTPKPAASQTVLALFDDVAEASQAVSDIVAAGVIPAALEMMDRLAIYAVERGPYPVGYPEDVDAVLLIEVDGERHEVEETARRVEAVLQAHKVRAVRLAESEAERNRWWANRKTAFGAMGLISPQYYVQDGVIPRSRLPEALARIDTIARRYNIRIANVFHAGDGNLHPLLLYDGKDAAMVERVRKAGSEILAVCVELGGSITGEHGVGIEKRDDMIKQFGPGELAAQEAVKYAWDPVGLLNPGKLLPTAAVCHEAIPTPSTETGGN; from the coding sequence ATGAATCGAGATCTGGATTGGATTGAGGAACTGAAAGCCATGGTGGGACCGGAATTCGTGTTAACCGACCCAATGGCCTTACTTCCCTACGCCTGCGATGGATATACTTTGTCGCAAGAAACCCCGCGAGCGGTAGTTTTGCCCCAAGAGACGGAACAGGTCGCCAACATCGTCCGGATTTTGCGGAGGGAGAGCATCCCCTTTTTGGCGCGTGGCGCTGGCACCAGTCTCTCCGGTGGGGCCACCCCAGTAAACGGAGCCGTCATTTTGCATTTATCGCGGATGAACCGGATCTGGGAAATTGATCCGGAAAACCGCGTTGTGGTGGTAGATCCGGGCGTGGTCAACGCCGTCATTAGCCGCGTATTAGAGAGTCACGGCCACTTTTATGCGCCTGATCCCTCCTCACAACAGGCGTGTACCATCGGCGGAAATTTTGCGGAAAATTCCGGGGGACCGCATTGTTTGAAATATGGCGTTACCCTGAATCATATCGTGATGGCAGAAGTCGTGACGGTCGAGGGCGATGTGATGCGGCTCGGCAACCTAGCTGGTGAACCTGAAGGCATCGATTGGTTAGGGCTGATCATCGGCTCGGAAGGGACTTTGGTGATTGCCACAAAGCTCTGGCTCAGGATGACACCAAAACCGGCGGCCAGTCAGACCGTGCTGGCCCTGTTCGATGACGTTGCCGAAGCCAGTCAGGCGGTGTCGGATATTGTAGCGGCCGGGGTGATTCCGGCGGCCTTGGAAATGATGGACCGGTTGGCGATTTATGCGGTTGAGCGCGGACCATACCCGGTGGGATATCCAGAAGACGTGGACGCGGTGTTGTTGATCGAGGTCGATGGGGAACGCCATGAAGTGGAAGAGACTGCTCGTCGGGTGGAGGCGGTGTTGCAAGCCCATAAGGTGCGCGCGGTCCGCTTAGCCGAGTCGGAAGCGGAGCGCAATCGGTGGTGGGCAAACCGGAAAACCGCTTTCGGGGCGATGGGCCTCATTTCCCCTCAATATTACGTTCAAGATGGGGTGATTCCCAGAAGCCGGCTGCCGGAAGCATTGGCTCGGATCGATACCATTGCCCGGCGCTACAATATCCGTATTGCCAACGTATTTCACGCTGGCGATGGTAATTTGCATCCTTTGTTGTTATATGACGGGAAAGATGCAGCCATGGTCGAACGGGTGAGGAAGGCCGGTTCGGAAATCCTGGCAGTCTGCGTGGAATTGGGTGGTAGCATTACTGGCGAGCACGGAGTGGGCATCGAGAAGCGGGACGACATGATCAAACAATTCGGTCCCGGCGAATTGGCAGCTCAAGAGGCCGTGAAATACGCCTGGGATCCGGTGGGACTTTTGAATCCGGGAAAGTTGCTGCCGACCGCGGCGGTGTGCCACGAAGCAATTCCCACGCCGTCCACCGAGACGGGCGGAAACTGA
- a CDS encoding pirin family protein, whose protein sequence is MPAVEPDNIWLLPRLEEPDVIGRPKPVIVRTTAPSLLEGAGFPVRRPFPSRDIPFTMSDPFLLLDHMGAVEYAPGEAKGAPWHPHRGFETVTYILDGAFRHRDSHGGGGLITNGATQWMTAGSGILHDEMPPEDLVQKGGLFHGVQLWVNLPRKLKMVPPQYQSIEASAVRLLTSADGTAIIRLIAGELGDYHGPGKTRTPITYAHISLQPDAQLRLLWPKGFSAIVYALSGKGTAGDENVPIKEGEAVVFGAGDVVQMRADKVQSAKSPRLEILALGGLPIREPIFSYGPFVMNTRAEILQAIEDFQSGRMGHIPAANLLGDDSSSSKS, encoded by the coding sequence ATGCCAGCAGTGGAACCTGACAATATTTGGTTGTTGCCTCGCCTTGAAGAGCCCGATGTTATAGGACGACCCAAGCCTGTGATTGTCCGCACGACTGCACCTAGCCTTTTAGAGGGAGCCGGATTTCCTGTTAGAAGACCGTTCCCTTCTCGTGACATCCCGTTTACCATGAGTGATCCGTTTCTATTACTGGACCACATGGGAGCTGTTGAATATGCTCCGGGGGAAGCAAAAGGGGCACCATGGCACCCGCATCGCGGATTTGAAACCGTCACCTATATTTTAGACGGGGCCTTTCGGCACCGAGATTCTCATGGCGGAGGGGGACTGATCACAAATGGAGCAACACAATGGATGACGGCTGGCAGTGGCATTTTACATGATGAAATGCCTCCCGAGGATCTGGTCCAAAAAGGCGGCCTCTTTCACGGCGTGCAGCTTTGGGTGAATTTGCCGCGCAAATTGAAAATGGTACCGCCCCAGTATCAGAGCATCGAGGCCAGTGCCGTGCGCTTATTGACTTCTGCCGATGGCACCGCCATTATCCGCCTCATTGCCGGGGAATTAGGAGACTATCACGGTCCGGGGAAAACACGGACCCCGATTACATATGCGCACATTAGTCTTCAGCCTGATGCCCAGTTGCGTCTATTGTGGCCAAAGGGGTTTAGTGCGATAGTTTATGCCCTCTCCGGAAAGGGAACCGCGGGGGATGAGAATGTACCCATCAAGGAAGGGGAAGCCGTGGTTTTTGGCGCGGGCGATGTGGTGCAAATGCGAGCTGATAAGGTCCAAAGTGCAAAGAGCCCGCGACTGGAAATCTTAGCGCTTGGGGGACTCCCGATTCGTGAACCCATTTTTTCTTATGGACCCTTTGTCATGAATACGCGTGCTGAAATCTTGCAAGCCATTGAGGATTTCCAATCGGGACGGATGGGACATATTCCTGCGGCCAATCTCCTGGGCGATGATAGTTCCTCCAGCAAGTCCTAG